CATATTTGCTCCAGTAGTAACAAGCACATCGATATAGCCGTCGCGTATCAAATCAGCGATAATATTTCTCATGCCTGCTGGAATCATAGCTCCTGCAAGCCCAAAAAATTTCGTAGTTTTCTCGGAAGCCAGCATTTTATAATAGATATCCACGGCTTCAGCCAGCCTGCCTGCTCCAAAGGCACAGCCACTATATTCCCTTACAAGCTCGTCTACAGTCATATCCGCAACTATCTTTGCACCCCTAATCGGAGTTGTAAGGTTCTTAGAAGAATCTTCAATATCCATTTTTATTCCTCAAAATTTACAGGATTAATTAATTTACAGGATTAATTAAGAGATTATTGTAAGAGTAATTACAGGTTCATGTCTCAAATGGAGTACTGATCTGAGAGAATTTATGTGGGCATGTCTGTATACATAAACCTTCTCTTCTGATAAGTTCCTTTTCTAAGAATATAGTAAAAGATTTTAGAAAAGCTGAGGTTGAATATCGCAGGGAAGACAGGCTTGTCAGTATCCTGGCTGCAGTTCAGGCTATATTTGAGAAGTTCGGGCTTGTGAGAGAGGAATCTACAGGCAGAAAGAAAAGGAAAAAAAGAACCTGGGTGCTGACCCGCAGGTCAAACGTATCCCGTGATGTCCTGACCGATTGGAGTGCTTTTCTTTATACATTCTTCTCCGTAATTAATCATATCTTCAACTGCCTTTTTCAGTATGGAAGGATAGATCTGGCCTACCTGCTCCCACACGGGTCTTCCCCGGCAGAAGAACTTAAACGTAGGCGTGCCAAGAACGCCGTACCTTTCTGCAGTCCATGGATTTGTTTCAATATTCAGACGGGCAAAAATTGCCGAGTTT
The Methanosarcina thermophila TM-1 genome window above contains:
- a CDS encoding thioredoxin family protein; amino-acid sequence: MNESSVIEIGDMNWGEIVESSKKPVIVMFYSSTCPYCKAMEPYFIDYAKEFKNSAIFARLNIETNPWTAERYGVLGTPTFKFFCRGRPVWEQVGQIYPSILKKAVEDMINYGEECIKKSTPIGQDITGYV